The following coding sequences are from one Syntrophales bacterium window:
- a CDS encoding AbrB/MazE/SpoVT family DNA-binding domain-containing protein has product MLITVDKRGSINLPASLRRQLGLVAGACLDLSVADGGGFILQPVAVYPAVHLNEQGLAKLKEARESGAAAMPVWLTDEMAHAETDPE; this is encoded by the coding sequence ATGTTGATCACGGTGGACAAAAGGGGAAGTATCAACCTTCCCGCCTCCCTGCGGAGGCAGTTGGGGCTCGTTGCGGGCGCGTGTCTGGATCTGTCGGTTGCTGACGGGGGGGGCTTCATCCTGCAGCCTGTGGCGGTTTATCCGGCCGTTCATCTGAATGAGCAGGGACTGGCGAAACTGAAGGAAGCCAGGGAAAGCGGCGCCGCGGCGATGCCGGTCTGGTTGACCGATGAGATGGCGC